A portion of the Stigmatella aurantiaca DW4/3-1 genome contains these proteins:
- the wecB gene encoding non-hydrolyzing UDP-N-acetylglucosamine 2-epimerase — protein sequence MKKVLHIVGARPNFMKVAPIHKVIAARGQLSQVLVHTGQHYDVKMSDVFFTDLGMPAPDIHLGIGSGSHAEQTARVMLELEKVFVSEKPDLVSVVGDVNSTLAAALVASKMGILISHVEAGLRSFDNRMPEEINRIVTDRIADLLLTPSPDADINLQKEGAAPSRIHFVGNVMIDSLLASKARADTLPTLAELGLTPGGYGVCTLHRASNVDDTKVLGGLISALAHVSARLPIIFPVHPRTRKMLADKGLGSLLEKAPGLRLVEPMGYLEFLALTSQAKLILTDSGGLQEESTALGVPCLTLRENTERPITVEQGTNLVVGVDPVRIREAAVEILDGQGKKGRVPDLWDGRAAERIADLYERVLGVRTGALRASA from the coding sequence ATGAAGAAGGTCCTCCACATCGTCGGCGCCCGCCCCAACTTCATGAAGGTGGCGCCCATCCACAAGGTCATCGCCGCTCGCGGCCAACTTTCGCAGGTGCTCGTCCACACCGGTCAGCACTACGACGTGAAGATGAGTGACGTCTTCTTCACGGATCTGGGCATGCCCGCGCCCGACATTCACCTGGGCATCGGCTCGGGCAGCCATGCGGAGCAGACCGCCCGCGTCATGCTGGAGTTGGAGAAGGTCTTCGTGAGCGAGAAGCCGGACCTCGTCTCCGTGGTGGGGGATGTCAACAGCACGCTGGCCGCCGCGCTGGTGGCCTCGAAGATGGGCATCCTCATCTCCCACGTCGAAGCGGGCCTGCGCAGCTTCGACAACCGCATGCCGGAGGAGATCAACCGCATCGTCACCGACCGGATCGCCGACCTGCTGCTGACGCCCTCGCCCGACGCGGACATCAACCTTCAGAAGGAGGGCGCGGCGCCCTCGCGCATCCACTTCGTGGGCAACGTGATGATCGACTCGCTGCTGGCCTCCAAGGCCCGCGCCGACACGCTCCCCACGCTCGCCGAGCTGGGGCTCACCCCCGGGGGGTATGGCGTGTGCACGCTGCACCGGGCCTCCAACGTGGATGACACGAAGGTGCTCGGCGGGCTGATCTCCGCGCTGGCCCACGTCTCCGCACGGTTGCCCATCATCTTCCCGGTGCATCCGCGCACGCGGAAGATGCTTGCGGACAAGGGGCTGGGCAGCCTGCTGGAGAAGGCCCCGGGGCTGCGCCTCGTGGAGCCCATGGGCTACCTGGAGTTCCTCGCGCTCACCTCCCAGGCGAAGCTCATCCTCACCGACTCGGGCGGCCTCCAGGAGGAGTCGACCGCGCTGGGGGTGCCGTGCCTCACCCTGCGCGAGAACACCGAGCGGCCCATCACCGTGGAGCAAGGCACCAACCTCGTGGTGGGTGTCGATCCGGTGCGCATCCGCGAGGCCGCCGTGGAGATCCTCGACGGCCAGGGCAAGAAGGGCCGTGTGCCGGACCTGTGGGATGGGCGCGCCGCGGAGCGCATCGCGGACCTGTACGAGCGCGTGCTCGGGGTGCGCACCGGGGCTTTGCGCGCCTCCGCATGA
- the kdsB gene encoding 3-deoxy-manno-octulosonate cytidylyltransferase: MPLPRTAAVIPARHASTRFPGKPLARIAGKTMVEHVWRRCQEAQVFSEVLVATEDVRIQEEVTRFGGVAVMTSPTCPTGTDRVAEVARGRSGVDVWVNVQGDEPLLDPEALKVLAGLFQDPAVRMGTLVRPLEAAEVPSPHVVKAVLALNGDALYFSRAALPFIREAGHEGSVRRWAHIGLYGYRHETLLELATLPPTPLEEAEKLEQLRALEHGLRIRCGQVHGKTVAVDVPEDVARVEEVLRTRGLLP; this comes from the coding sequence ATGCCCTTGCCCCGTACTGCCGCCGTCATCCCCGCCCGCCATGCCAGCACCCGCTTTCCCGGTAAGCCGCTCGCCCGGATCGCCGGCAAGACGATGGTGGAGCACGTGTGGCGCCGCTGTCAGGAAGCCCAGGTCTTCTCCGAGGTGCTCGTCGCCACCGAGGACGTCCGCATCCAGGAGGAAGTCACCCGCTTCGGCGGAGTCGCGGTGATGACCAGCCCCACCTGCCCCACCGGCACGGACCGGGTGGCGGAGGTCGCCCGGGGGCGCTCAGGTGTGGATGTGTGGGTAAACGTGCAAGGAGACGAGCCGCTGCTGGATCCGGAAGCCCTGAAGGTGCTGGCGGGGCTGTTCCAGGACCCGGCCGTGCGGATGGGGACCCTGGTGCGCCCCCTGGAGGCCGCGGAGGTGCCCAGCCCCCACGTGGTGAAGGCGGTGCTCGCGCTCAACGGGGACGCGCTCTATTTCAGCCGGGCCGCCCTGCCCTTCATCCGGGAAGCGGGCCATGAGGGGAGCGTGCGCCGCTGGGCCCACATCGGCCTGTACGGCTACCGGCACGAGACGCTGCTGGAGTTGGCCACGCTGCCCCCCACGCCCCTGGAAGAGGCCGAGAAGCTGGAGCAACTCCGGGCCCTGGAGCACGGCCTGCGCATCCGCTGCGGCCAGGTGCACGGCAAGACGGTGGCGGTGGACGTGCCCGAGGACGTGGCCCGGGTGGAAGAGGTGCTTCGCACCCGGGGCCTCCTGCCCTGA
- a CDS encoding ATP-binding protein, which produces MSVQENEQFQAHPSLLQTLLDVQTEFVRSRDTQRLLDGLLGVLLSQTGSEYGFIGEVLPCSPSPTNVRVLASHPPAWRNAPPLGHLLGAVIANGQPTMHPGAPGEALDASPSVQTFMAIPLRSGGHTVGLVGIANRPGGYDLGLTHFLQPLLTTLENFLQGEHDLRLQDPSLPEDPELRRTLLSVEQSLWSLHVPSRQLSISRRFWEILGYAEGELEPSATTWWSLCHPEDRPRLKKIFSEFMEGTSSLLEFEYRARRKDGSWAYILNRARVGERDANGRPLRLMGIDLDITATKRGEERLSALLRAIPDLIFRMRGDGTYLDFSCSTPEETLLQAELFLGRNIRDLQMPPFLVDLTMTHLDHAIREGALDVYEYELDMPLGRQSYEARLVRSGPDEAVAIVRNITERKLAEQRQSQLIRAEKLASLGQLAAGVAHEVTNPVSYVISNLSTLSQYVSSLLPLLKLQEEIARERAPDPALLSQQFARLRELWNQEDMEYLIQDMPEMVEESMVGAQRIKEIIRSLRTFARSDDAKPQRADLNEELESSLRMVWSELKYKCEVKRDFAPLPPVTCYPTQLNQVFTNLLVNAAHAIETRGELHVRTWQEQDEVVVQISDTGRGMSPETLSRIFTPFFTTKPRGQGTGLGLSISYDIISRHEGRIDVKSEVNKGTTFTIYLPISPT; this is translated from the coding sequence GTGAGTGTTCAGGAGAACGAGCAATTTCAGGCCCACCCTTCCTTGCTACAAACACTTCTCGACGTGCAAACGGAGTTTGTCCGGAGCCGCGACACCCAACGGCTTCTCGACGGTCTGCTCGGCGTCCTGCTCTCTCAGACAGGCAGCGAGTACGGCTTCATTGGTGAGGTGCTCCCCTGCTCGCCGTCCCCCACGAACGTGCGGGTGCTCGCCAGCCATCCTCCTGCCTGGAGGAATGCCCCGCCCCTCGGCCACCTCCTCGGGGCGGTTATCGCGAACGGCCAGCCCACCATGCACCCGGGCGCTCCAGGTGAAGCCCTGGACGCCTCCCCCTCCGTCCAGACCTTCATGGCGATTCCCCTCCGCTCGGGAGGGCACACCGTGGGGCTGGTGGGCATCGCCAACCGCCCGGGCGGATATGACCTGGGGCTCACCCACTTCCTCCAGCCGCTGTTGACCACCCTCGAGAACTTCCTGCAGGGCGAGCACGACCTACGCCTGCAGGACCCCTCCCTGCCGGAGGATCCCGAACTGCGGCGGACCCTGCTCAGCGTGGAGCAGAGCCTCTGGAGCCTGCACGTCCCCTCCCGCCAGCTGAGCATCAGCCGCCGCTTCTGGGAGATCCTCGGCTACGCCGAGGGGGAGCTGGAGCCGTCGGCCACCACATGGTGGTCGCTGTGCCACCCCGAGGACCGGCCCAGGCTCAAGAAGATCTTCTCCGAGTTCATGGAGGGCACCAGCTCCCTGCTGGAATTCGAGTACCGCGCGCGGCGCAAGGATGGCTCCTGGGCGTACATCCTCAACCGGGCCCGGGTCGGCGAGCGGGACGCGAACGGCCGTCCCTTGCGCCTCATGGGCATCGACCTGGACATCACCGCCACCAAGCGCGGCGAGGAGCGCCTGAGCGCCCTGCTCCGGGCGATCCCGGACCTCATCTTCCGGATGCGCGGGGATGGCACCTACCTCGACTTCTCGTGCAGTACCCCGGAGGAGACCTTGCTCCAAGCGGAGCTCTTCCTCGGCCGGAACATCCGGGATCTTCAGATGCCCCCGTTTCTCGTCGACCTGACGATGACGCATCTGGATCATGCCATCCGCGAGGGGGCGTTGGACGTCTACGAGTACGAGCTGGACATGCCCCTGGGCCGGCAAAGCTACGAGGCGCGCCTCGTCCGCAGCGGTCCGGACGAAGCCGTGGCCATCGTGCGCAACATCACCGAGCGCAAGCTGGCCGAGCAACGCCAGTCGCAGCTCATCCGTGCCGAGAAGCTGGCCTCCCTGGGGCAGCTCGCCGCGGGCGTCGCGCACGAGGTCACCAACCCCGTCAGCTACGTCATCAGCAACCTCTCCACCCTGAGCCAGTACGTCTCGTCCCTCCTGCCGCTCCTGAAGCTCCAGGAGGAGATCGCCCGGGAGCGCGCTCCGGATCCGGCCCTGCTCTCCCAGCAGTTCGCGCGCCTGCGCGAGCTGTGGAATCAGGAGGACATGGAATACCTCATCCAGGACATGCCCGAGATGGTCGAGGAGTCCATGGTGGGGGCCCAGCGCATCAAGGAGATCATCCGGTCCCTGCGGACGTTCGCCCGCTCGGATGACGCGAAGCCCCAGCGGGCGGACCTCAACGAGGAGCTCGAGTCCAGCCTGCGCATGGTGTGGAGCGAGCTCAAGTACAAGTGCGAGGTGAAGCGCGACTTCGCGCCCCTGCCGCCCGTCACGTGCTACCCCACCCAGCTCAACCAGGTGTTCACCAACCTGCTCGTCAACGCCGCCCACGCGATCGAGACCCGCGGGGAACTCCACGTCCGGACCTGGCAGGAGCAAGACGAAGTGGTGGTGCAGATCTCCGACACGGGCCGGGGCATGTCGCCCGAGACGCTCTCCCGCATCTTCACGCCCTTCTTCACCACCAAGCCCCGCGGCCAGGGCACGGGCCTGGGGCTGTCCATCAGCTACGACATCATCAGCCGCCACGAGGGGCGCATCGACGTGAAGAGCGAGGTGAACAAGGGCACCACGTTCACCATCTATCTGCCCATCTCGCCCACCTGA
- the yhbY gene encoding ribosome assembly RNA-binding protein YhbY — MPLNGKQRRALRAVGHHLEPVVIVGQSGVTEGVLGAITQALNDHELIKVKINEGPGTRQEAATSLAEGTGSELVQLLGRTVLLFKKREEDSEYDGL, encoded by the coding sequence GTGCCGCTCAACGGGAAGCAACGCCGCGCCCTGCGCGCCGTAGGACACCACCTGGAGCCGGTGGTCATCGTGGGTCAATCCGGCGTCACCGAAGGCGTCCTGGGTGCCATCACCCAGGCGCTGAACGATCACGAGCTCATCAAGGTCAAGATCAACGAGGGCCCTGGAACGCGCCAGGAGGCCGCCACGAGCCTGGCCGAGGGCACCGGCTCGGAACTGGTCCAGTTGCTGGGCCGCACCGTGCTGCTCTTCAAGAAGCGCGAGGAAGACTCGGAGTACGACGGCCTGTGA
- a CDS encoding neutral/alkaline non-lysosomal ceramidase N-terminal domain-containing protein, with protein sequence MATRRQLLKSLLPFILLTVGAAYALASWNWCGRWDERAPVLLDRLQGEGPLRAGAAKVPLHPPFPAVVAGYPPPRPEAAQANPPVHARALVVQAGEARVGLVSLELMSVTEPLVRQIRERVADLKLGGVLVFATHTHSSFGGYDARVVAQLVGTGRYRDASVNAAVSAASDALRKAADSLADVTLEVGEAREPGFVYSRSAGEPPDGALTRAVLRGAVGPVAEMIIFAAHPTMVGRQRAYVDPDYPGRLSELREAQGGVTLFFQGAGGNASVAFKEGKGAERVAAFAQAMSGLVDRALPQAVPGEVRLALARAEVALPRPDASRLVPRLTRAAGDNFLCHSASHVAEVSALMLGPLQLLTIPGEPTVGAGQVLCQRTGASRVLGLSADYLGYVELPSLVAQRSGEAVRQYYGPALLDRLGAAAQVAAEAAGFARIP encoded by the coding sequence ATGGCGACGCGACGCCAGCTCCTGAAATCCCTGCTTCCCTTTATTCTCCTGACCGTGGGCGCGGCCTACGCTCTGGCCTCGTGGAACTGGTGCGGGCGTTGGGACGAGCGCGCCCCAGTCCTGTTGGACCGGCTTCAGGGGGAGGGACCCCTGCGGGCGGGGGCGGCGAAAGTGCCCCTTCATCCTCCGTTCCCCGCGGTGGTGGCGGGTTATCCCCCTCCCCGCCCGGAGGCGGCTCAGGCGAACCCACCGGTTCATGCCCGTGCCCTGGTCGTGCAGGCAGGCGAGGCCCGCGTGGGCCTCGTCTCCCTGGAGCTGATGTCCGTGACCGAGCCCCTGGTGCGGCAGATCCGCGAGCGCGTCGCGGACCTGAAGCTGGGCGGTGTCCTGGTGTTCGCCACCCATACCCACTCCTCGTTTGGAGGGTACGACGCGCGGGTGGTGGCCCAACTGGTGGGGACCGGTCGCTACAGGGATGCCTCCGTGAACGCGGCTGTCTCCGCCGCCAGCGACGCGCTCCGCAAGGCCGCGGACTCCCTGGCAGATGTGACGCTGGAAGTGGGGGAGGCACGCGAGCCGGGCTTCGTCTACTCGCGGTCGGCGGGCGAGCCGCCGGATGGCGCCCTCACGCGCGCGGTCCTTCGGGGGGCGGTGGGGCCCGTCGCCGAGATGATCATCTTCGCCGCGCACCCCACGATGGTGGGCCGGCAGCGTGCCTATGTCGACCCGGATTACCCCGGCCGGTTGAGCGAGCTGCGCGAGGCCCAGGGCGGGGTGACGCTCTTTTTTCAGGGTGCCGGGGGCAATGCCTCGGTCGCCTTCAAGGAAGGCAAGGGGGCCGAGCGGGTGGCGGCGTTCGCCCAGGCCATGTCCGGGCTGGTGGACCGGGCTTTGCCCCAGGCCGTTCCCGGTGAGGTGCGGCTCGCGCTGGCGCGCGCGGAGGTGGCGCTGCCAAGGCCCGATGCTTCCCGGCTGGTGCCCCGGCTGACCCGGGCCGCCGGGGACAACTTCCTGTGCCACTCGGCCTCGCACGTCGCCGAGGTGAGCGCGCTCATGCTGGGGCCGTTGCAATTGCTCACCATTCCAGGCGAGCCCACGGTGGGGGCCGGTCAGGTGTTGTGCCAGCGCACCGGCGCCTCACGCGTGCTGGGGCTGTCGGCGGACTACCTGGGGTATGTGGAGCTTCCTTCCCTGGTGGCCCAGCGGAGCGGAGAAGCCGTGCGCCAGTATTATGGTCCGGCGTTGCTCGACCGGCTGGGCGCCGCGGCGCAGGTGGCCGCCGAGGCCGCGGGGTTTGCCCGCATCCCCTAG
- a CDS encoding DnaJ domain-containing protein — translation MAEGEVRQYFVRNDKGMIWGPLALPTIELLIDNGAIQGRLQVSEDGLHFAFPGRFPHIRDAFPRELWGDVVTPAGAAPASPGAPAASAGPQAARPSGAPVLTPAAKPPTGPAAGAQAAAPSAQPTAPSSTGIPAVGSVPLTPMSVPEAPPAQGTLEQLSPISLYGRIAAGGLTGLLTLGLSDRSLQIHFRKGNPEFVDSSHAEDALGTVLVQARLLTPEQIQQAEAARPRFGGDLLVALFSLGLLQPATAFTQLSQRALSILHKGLRAESGTFTYAPKELPAAQAMPLGNRWAVLSDQVRRIPSADLKRRLQPALNLPIMKSVGMVAASDLRLTPHEVRVLTVIDGVRSLTQLLTDFPQDADHILRLAFLLKGLDAVSFAAPSAPRGAAPPRPAAPQPSPAAPNPAPAAAAAAAPKPAAANPAPAAAAPRPGAAPAAAAPAAAAPRPAAPQPAPAAATAPRPAAPQPAPAAAAAPRPAAPNPAPATAAAPRPATAPAAAAAPRPAGAAPNAGAAPNTAAAPNAAAAPRPAAPAPAPAVPGKPAAPVLKPTVPGAPAASAPPAAQPSATASTPGPSATDEISTLRQLAPVMKAQNHFERLGLTEQADAGAAKIAYIKLARLYHPDTLPPGAPPELEKLKAEVFGYIGDAYRTLTDDKARKDYLEGLKAGADGKEEVDVVAILQAEERFRKGCIFVKSRKYTEAVSIFDEAIQLNPAEAEFHAWRAYARFCAAPDKKAAQPEVFRELQGAIKKNERCAPAHYFLGVMAKTLGDTSGALKHFKRTVELQPDHIDAQREVRMAAQKK, via the coding sequence ATGGCGGAGGGAGAAGTCCGGCAATACTTCGTCCGCAACGACAAGGGCATGATCTGGGGCCCCCTGGCCCTGCCGACGATCGAGCTGCTCATCGACAACGGCGCCATCCAGGGACGGCTGCAAGTCTCGGAGGACGGACTTCACTTCGCCTTCCCGGGACGCTTCCCCCACATCCGGGATGCTTTTCCCCGGGAGCTGTGGGGAGACGTGGTAACCCCGGCGGGAGCGGCCCCGGCTTCCCCCGGAGCCCCTGCCGCCAGTGCGGGGCCACAGGCCGCACGGCCCTCGGGCGCCCCTGTCCTGACCCCCGCGGCAAAGCCCCCCACGGGTCCAGCGGCGGGGGCCCAAGCCGCCGCGCCCAGCGCCCAACCCACGGCCCCCTCCAGCACGGGCATTCCCGCGGTGGGCTCGGTCCCCTTGACGCCGATGTCCGTGCCCGAGGCGCCTCCCGCCCAGGGCACCCTGGAGCAACTGTCCCCCATTTCCCTCTATGGCCGGATCGCGGCCGGAGGGCTCACGGGGTTGCTCACACTCGGCCTCTCCGACCGCTCCCTGCAGATCCACTTCCGCAAGGGCAATCCCGAGTTCGTGGACTCCTCGCACGCCGAGGATGCGCTGGGCACGGTGCTCGTCCAGGCCCGGCTCCTGACCCCCGAACAGATTCAACAGGCCGAGGCCGCCCGCCCCCGCTTCGGAGGCGATCTGCTCGTCGCCCTCTTCAGCCTGGGACTGCTCCAACCGGCAACGGCCTTCACCCAGCTCTCCCAGCGCGCCCTCTCCATCCTTCACAAGGGGCTGCGCGCGGAGTCCGGAACCTTCACCTATGCGCCCAAGGAGCTGCCCGCCGCGCAGGCCATGCCGTTGGGCAACCGATGGGCGGTCCTGAGCGATCAGGTGCGCCGCATCCCTTCGGCGGATCTCAAGCGGCGGCTCCAACCCGCCTTGAACCTGCCCATCATGAAGTCCGTGGGCATGGTGGCCGCCAGCGATCTGCGCCTCACGCCGCATGAAGTGCGGGTGCTCACCGTCATCGATGGGGTGCGCTCGCTCACCCAGCTCCTCACGGACTTTCCGCAGGATGCGGACCACATCCTGCGGCTCGCCTTCCTCCTGAAGGGGCTGGACGCGGTTTCCTTCGCGGCCCCCTCGGCGCCCCGGGGCGCGGCCCCTCCCAGACCCGCGGCGCCCCAGCCTTCACCCGCCGCGCCGAACCCGGCTCCCGCAGCCGCTGCCGCCGCTGCGCCCAAGCCCGCTGCCGCGAACCCCGCGCCTGCGGCTGCGGCGCCCAGGCCTGGGGCTGCTCCGGCCGCGGCCGCCCCCGCCGCCGCGGCGCCCAGGCCCGCTGCCCCGCAACCAGCTCCTGCTGCCGCCACTGCGCCCAGGCCCGCCGCCCCCCAACCGGCTCCCGCTGCCGCTGCCGCCCCCAGGCCCGCAGCGCCGAACCCAGCCCCCGCCACGGCCGCGGCGCCCCGGCCTGCGACCGCTCCCGCCGCGGCGGCCGCCCCCAGGCCCGCGGGGGCCGCGCCCAACGCGGGCGCTGCACCCAACACGGCCGCTGCGCCCAACGCGGCCGCTGCGCCCAGGCCCGCGGCCCCTGCACCCGCTCCCGCCGTGCCCGGGAAGCCCGCAGCACCGGTGCTCAAACCCACCGTGCCCGGAGCCCCCGCCGCGTCCGCGCCCCCTGCCGCACAGCCCAGCGCGACCGCCTCCACGCCAGGCCCGTCCGCAACGGATGAGATCTCCACGCTGCGTCAGCTGGCCCCGGTCATGAAGGCGCAGAACCACTTCGAGCGGCTGGGCCTCACCGAGCAGGCGGACGCCGGGGCGGCGAAGATCGCCTACATCAAGCTCGCCCGGCTCTACCACCCGGACACGCTGCCGCCCGGGGCCCCACCGGAGCTGGAAAAGCTCAAGGCCGAGGTGTTCGGCTACATCGGGGATGCCTACCGCACGCTCACGGACGACAAGGCGCGCAAGGACTACCTGGAGGGGCTCAAGGCAGGCGCCGACGGCAAGGAGGAGGTGGACGTGGTGGCCATCCTCCAGGCGGAGGAGCGCTTCCGCAAAGGCTGCATCTTCGTGAAGTCGCGCAAGTACACCGAGGCGGTGTCCATCTTCGACGAGGCCATCCAGCTCAATCCGGCCGAGGCGGAGTTCCACGCCTGGCGTGCCTATGCCCGCTTCTGCGCCGCCCCCGACAAGAAAGCCGCCCAACCCGAGGTATTCCGGGAACTCCAGGGGGCCATCAAGAAGAACGAGCGCTGTGCCCCGGCCCACTACTTCCTGGGGGTGATGGCCAAGACCCTGGGGGACACGTCCGGAGCCCTCAAGCACTTCAAGCGGACCGTGGAGCTTCAGCCAGACCACATCGACGCGCAGCGAGAGGTCCGCATGGCGGCCCAGAAGAAGTAG
- the purF gene encoding amidophosphoribosyltransferase, translating into MCGIFGIIGHPEASNLAYLGLHALQHRGQESAGIVSSDGNTLRFHREMGLVADIFTAPALEKLLGSAAIGHVRYSTAGGSQLKNAQPLCVEYAGGQMSVAHNGNLVNAQELRQTLVADGAIFQSDADTEIIIHLIARSRQSTFEKKVTEALSKVKGAYSLLFLTQNQLVAVRDPYGFRPMVLGRLRNSYVLASETTALDLIEAEFIREIEAGEMVVIDEHGLRTSQPFPPTRQGRCIFEQVYFAKPDSVLFGTSVYEARKELGRQLAHEQPAPGADLVIAVPDSGVPAAIGFSQVSGIPYDVGLIRSHYVGRTFIEPQQSIRHFGVKLKLSAVRQVLKGKRVVVVDDSIVRGTTSRKIVKMLKAAGAVEVHLRISSPPTVWPCYYGIDTPSRQELIASNHTTEEIARYVTADTLGYLSLEGLGTAVGDRERNTFCTACFSGKYLTGDLNPEAIEASTQHTAPGITLLSGPEELPGKQLLA; encoded by the coding sequence ATGTGCGGCATCTTCGGAATCATCGGTCATCCCGAGGCCTCCAACCTGGCCTACCTGGGCCTGCATGCGCTGCAACACCGCGGGCAGGAATCGGCGGGCATTGTCTCGTCGGATGGGAACACGCTGCGCTTCCACCGGGAGATGGGGCTGGTGGCGGACATCTTCACCGCGCCCGCCCTGGAGAAGCTGTTGGGCAGCGCGGCCATCGGCCACGTGCGCTACTCCACCGCGGGCGGCAGCCAGCTCAAGAATGCCCAGCCCTTGTGCGTGGAGTATGCGGGCGGGCAGATGTCCGTGGCGCACAACGGCAACCTGGTGAACGCGCAGGAGCTGCGCCAGACGCTCGTGGCCGATGGCGCCATCTTCCAGTCGGATGCGGACACGGAGATCATCATCCACCTCATCGCCCGCTCGCGGCAGTCCACCTTCGAGAAGAAGGTGACCGAGGCGCTGAGCAAGGTGAAGGGGGCCTACAGCCTCCTGTTCCTGACGCAGAACCAGTTGGTGGCGGTGAGAGACCCCTACGGCTTCCGCCCCATGGTGCTGGGGCGGCTGCGCAACAGCTACGTGCTGGCCAGCGAGACGACGGCGCTGGATCTCATCGAGGCGGAGTTCATCCGGGAAATCGAAGCGGGCGAGATGGTCGTCATCGACGAGCACGGCCTGCGCACCAGCCAGCCCTTCCCGCCCACCCGGCAGGGCCGCTGCATCTTCGAGCAGGTGTATTTCGCCAAGCCGGACTCGGTGCTGTTCGGCACGAGCGTGTACGAGGCGCGCAAGGAGCTGGGCCGGCAGCTGGCGCACGAGCAGCCCGCGCCGGGGGCCGACCTGGTCATCGCGGTGCCGGACTCCGGCGTGCCGGCGGCGATCGGCTTCTCCCAGGTGAGCGGAATCCCTTACGACGTGGGGCTCATCCGCAGCCACTACGTGGGGCGCACGTTCATCGAGCCCCAGCAGTCCATCCGGCACTTCGGCGTGAAGCTGAAGCTGTCCGCGGTGCGGCAGGTGCTCAAGGGCAAGCGCGTGGTGGTGGTGGATGACTCCATCGTGCGCGGCACGACGAGCCGGAAGATCGTGAAGATGCTGAAGGCGGCCGGCGCGGTGGAGGTGCACCTGCGCATCTCGTCTCCTCCGACGGTCTGGCCCTGCTACTACGGCATCGACACGCCCAGCCGGCAGGAACTGATTGCCTCCAACCACACCACCGAGGAGATCGCCCGCTACGTGACGGCGGACACCCTCGGCTACCTCTCCCTGGAAGGGCTGGGAACGGCGGTGGGAGACCGGGAGCGCAACACCTTCTGCACGGCGTGCTTCTCGGGCAAGTACCTGACCGGAGACCTGAACCCCGAGGCGATCGAAGCCTCCACCCAGCACACCGCCCCCGGCATCACCTTGCTCTCCGGTCCGGAAGAGCTGCCCGGCAAACAGCTCCTCGCCTGA
- a CDS encoding RluA family pseudouridine synthase produces MNEKRAKSVLEQPPASEAPEGYVDIEYVVEPNYAGWRLDRYLGEKIRRLSRPRIQRIIQRGLVCERRLKPSTLVFPGLTFSIRRSLSTEPETPTELPIVYQDDWLLVLDKPAGLPIHPTARYQKGTLVSLLRERFGERFAEPAHRLDRETSGLVVCGRTTEACRVLGRLFLSRDVHKEYLAVCEGHPPEDTFFVDAPIAEGTELIRIAVRIDRAEGKESRTRFQVLQRFVRDGAPFALLRCYPETGRQHQIRIHLHEAGFPLVGDKMYGPDPGYFDRFSKHCLEPEAWERLRLPRHALHAGHIAFPHPGTRQAVSFDSPLPGDLVDFMDGKALAPGPGEGSESAA; encoded by the coding sequence ATGAACGAGAAGCGTGCGAAGAGTGTCTTGGAGCAGCCCCCCGCCAGCGAGGCTCCCGAAGGGTACGTCGACATCGAATATGTCGTGGAACCCAACTACGCGGGTTGGCGGCTGGACCGCTACCTGGGAGAGAAGATCCGGCGCCTGTCGCGCCCCCGGATTCAGCGCATCATCCAGCGGGGGCTGGTGTGTGAGCGCCGCCTCAAGCCCTCCACCCTGGTGTTCCCGGGGCTGACGTTCAGCATCCGCCGCAGCTTGAGCACTGAGCCGGAGACCCCCACGGAGCTGCCCATCGTCTATCAGGATGACTGGCTGCTGGTGCTCGACAAGCCCGCGGGGCTGCCCATCCACCCCACGGCGCGCTATCAGAAAGGCACCCTCGTCTCGTTGCTGCGAGAGCGCTTTGGTGAACGTTTCGCCGAGCCGGCCCACCGGCTGGATCGCGAGACGAGCGGCCTGGTCGTCTGTGGGCGCACCACGGAGGCCTGCCGCGTCCTCGGCCGGCTCTTCCTCTCCCGGGATGTTCACAAGGAGTACCTTGCCGTGTGCGAGGGGCACCCGCCCGAGGACACCTTCTTCGTGGATGCGCCCATCGCCGAGGGCACGGAGCTCATCCGGATCGCCGTGCGGATCGACCGGGCCGAGGGCAAGGAGAGCCGCACCCGGTTTCAGGTGCTCCAGCGCTTCGTCCGGGACGGCGCGCCCTTCGCCTTGCTGCGCTGCTACCCGGAGACGGGCCGCCAGCACCAGATCCGCATCCACCTGCACGAGGCGGGGTTTCCCCTGGTCGGCGACAAGATGTACGGGCCGGATCCGGGCTACTTCGACCGCTTCAGCAAGCACTGCCTGGAGCCCGAGGCCTGGGAGCGTCTGCGGCTGCCCCGCCATGCGCTCCACGCCGGCCACATCGCCTTTCCCCATCCGGGGACCCGGCAGGCGGTGTCGTTCGATTCACCGCTGCCGGGGGACCTCGTGGACTTCATGGACGGCAAGGCGCTGGCGCCGGGCCCCGGGGAGGGCTCGGAGAGCGCGGCCTGA